AAAATTGACTATGGAAGAGGTGTTATTTCAATGGTCGATGTTATATGAAACTAACAATACGCAGGAAGAGGAAAAGTGGTTATTGGCATATGCCCCGATTTATCCAGAAATTCGTGCCTTAAAGAATTTTATTGATCAGTATGAAATAAATGCTCAAACAGTCAATATCCTTAAACTTGCTACACTCATGATGTTAGAAGCAGGCTTTTTCAAGGGTTATATTCGTTTGCAAAAAAGTATACCTCAAGAACTTGATCACATCCCATTGTCACATTTTTATCTTATTTATCGATCACCAATTGAATTTATCCAACACATTACTGAACGCTTATATCCAATGTGGCAACGTTTAAGTGTAATTGAGGCACAAGCCTTATGTCTATTATTGATGAAACTTGGAAGGGACAGAGAGGCAAAGGAAATCCTTATGTATTTAATTGAAAAATCCCCGATGGAGGCCCTGAACAGGCTGCTGCTCTCTCAATTATATATTTCAAGGGGGCAAAAGCATGTTCGACACTTAACAGATGATGGGGAAAACGTGGATCTGATCGCCTTATCCTTATCAAATTAACAGTCAATTGGTATCATCGATTTTTCGTAAGCATATTGTTGAATTGCATATGCGGTTTTTAGAAAGGAGGTTTGAAGATGAAAGCTGTGATTCATACGATGCCTGTTTTAATCCGAAATCAAGACGATCTTTCGATGTTGATTACATGTTTGGAGAGCTTGGCAAAATCTGAAGAACATCCAATGGTTATATTGTATAACCAAGGGAATCTCACAAACGCGGATTTAACCAATGTCATTGAACCATATATTAAAAAGTATCATATAATTGGAGCTGGAAAAAATGACGGCATCCCATTCGCCAGGCAGGCCTGCTTTGAATATGTTTGGGCTCATTACCCAGAATGCATTTACCTGACGGAAATCCATCCGGACATGATTTTTTCGCCCCATTGGACGGATCCGTTACAAGAATTTCTTGAGACCCATCCTAACGAACCCTGTGTGTGTCCTGGAATCTTAACAGCAAGTGGAGAATGGCACCCGTATAAAAAAGGGATTCCAATTACAGCTATTCCGAAATCGATGGATCAATTGTTAACAGTGTTAGATGAACATAAAACAGCAAAAGTGGTGGAAGGATTTGTTCATCCCGTGATGCATCGTTCCAGTGATCTTAAAAAGATAGGCGGCTATCAATTATCAGACCTGCCAGGAATGCAAGGATACGAGGATGATTATTTGCTGCTTTCTTATTTTCATATATTACGGCTGCCGGCAACATGGAAGCCGAAAGCTTACTTACAATCGTGTGTATTTCATTATACAATGGCACAAAGGATGTCACTGCCGAATATTGAGCAGGAGGCAAACAAGAACTTGGAAGGGATTATTCGACGATTTGGCACCCAGGGATTGCAAGATCTTAAGCATATTCACGAAACGAGAATGGCAGAGGAGACCACAAGTCTGAAATTAGTATTGCTTGAATCTCAACCTGAGACAAAAAGTACCGGTATTTCAAGACTATCTAATTCACCCGTAATTAACGTAACGACAAGAAAAGAAATCGTGAAGGAAAACGGAATTACGTATGCTCCTCATACCGTCATAGAAGAGATATATCCGAAGGACTATGCCGCTATCGTTAGCCATCCCTACTGGGTAAATATTATTGGTAGATTGAATCCAAATGTGGTTATTAGTATGATTCCCGATTCACTCGTCCATCAAAAAGACCCGAATATTGATTTTTATTTGAAGGCATTATGTTTAAAATCTAATTTGATCATTACCGAATCTGAAGAAACTTTCATTAACTTGAGTTTAAAATACCCACTTGTTTTTTGCTGCATAGACCCTCCTTATTCCCAGCCAATATTTGATTCGAAATTATCCACTTTTTCTGAGAAAGACGGTTTAATATTGGAAGTTTTACACGAAATAAAGTACGAAGGAACAGAAGGCATTTTAAAGATCCACCAGATGGCGGTCAATTGGAGAAAGGAAAGAATCAATGATCTTAAAGAGTCATTAGAATGGGCTCCTCATCATGAAGAGAACCTTTTTTTATTAGCAAGATATTTATACTTAAATGAGGATTGGGCAGAGGCGGAACACTACTTCTTTCAGGCATTTTCCCGAAATATAGTTTTTAACGTAAACAGTGGATTGAAAAAGTATTATCCTTGGATTACGCTTGTTCAGGCAAGACAGGGGAAGATAAAGGATGCCCTAAATTCTTATGGAATCCTCGCTTTGACACAGTCACAAAAAGACCTTTATTACAAGCTTTTATCGCTTTATGCTGAACAGCAGCATCACTTTATTCAAGCAGAGCTTTGCCGTGAAAATGGTGATATACGCTATGCAGCCTATCTATATGAAAATTTGCCTGAAACTTTAACATATGAAGACAAATACCAGCTCTATAAAGACTGTATGAACCATGATCAAGCACTTTACTATCTGTCCTGTTTGCAAAGTGAGCCTAAGATTGAGATGGAAAAATGGATGATCCAAGGTGAAAAGGAAGAGCTTTCCGGTGATAAATATCGGGCTATTCATTGTTATCTTCAGGCTGCTTGTTATGATGAACAAGTCCTCAGCCGGATCCTCAGAATCAAGACAGTCGATGAATTTTTAGGAGAGAAAGGACAATAGGAGGGATTCGATGCGTCCTGTTCGGAAACCAGCAAATAATCAGCTAACGGCGATCCTTCAGGTAAGAAATGAAGAAAATCGCTACTTGCAGGAAGTTTTAAGTGATTTGAACGAGTATGTTGACGACATGGTCATTGTAGATGATGCCAGTACCGATCGGACGGTAGAAATTTGTCAGTCCTATTCGAAGGTAAAAGAAATCGTACAGCTCACTGAAAGCCATTTTAATCGGGAATGGGAATTGCGGACCCGTTTGTGGCATGAAGTTTGTAAATATGAACCTGATTGGATTTTAGCCATCGATGCTGATGAGGTTTTCGAATCGGCATTTAAACAAAAAGTACGCACTTTGATAAATCAGGACCAATTCGATTGGGTCAGCTTCCGAATGTATGATTTTTGGGGAGGACGAACCCACTACCGAGAAGACCAATACTGGAACTTGCACAATCGAAATACGATGATGCTGACTCGTTATCTACCAGGTTTTCCGTACTATTTCTTACAGCAAGACCATCATGTCCACCGTCTCCCGTTGTCCTATAATGCGCTGCCAGGCTGTGCAACGGATATCCGTGTCAAACATTTTGGATGGGCCGGAACGGAGGAGGAAAGATTTCAAAAGTATAAGCGGTATATGAGTGTCGATCCAGAGGGGAAATGGGGGAATCTGGAGCATTATCAGTCGATCCTTGATCCTAATCCGAATCTTATCGAATGGAAGGAAGAATTGACTTGAAAAAAGTTTCGATTTTAACCCACAGTTTTTTAGACGCATATAATAACCGGATTCATAAGCTATATGGTGGCGGATTGGAAAGATATCTGTATGAGCTTTGCCTATTGTTGAAAGAGAAAGAAATTGAAGTAGAAGTTCATCAACTCTCATTCTATGAACCATTTCAAATCGTATTAGAGGACACTGAAATTTCGGGAACTAAGGTGACGGGGCATTTTTGTGACAATCTTGAAAAGATACCCGATATTTTTAATGAGATGGCACATATTGCGAAGGGACAGCTCATTTATGCAAGCTGCATTTGGCATTCCATCCAATATCGCGAAGGAAGCCTAGGGATTTGTCACGGGATCAATTGGGACCGGATTAATTTAGTTGGTGAGGCAAAGGAACAAGTGAAAGAAAATGTTCAGAGAGCGATACATCAGCTTTCAAAAATTGTCTCGGTGGATTCCCATTTCTTATCCTATTGCCGTTCCGTTTGTTATTATTACGACCCTGAAAAAATCGAACTAATCCCCAATTTTGTAGAAACGGAGCGGTTTATGCCTGGTGTTAAGGAAAAATCCTTGGATGAAAAGGTTCGGGTACTCTTTCCAAGGAGAATCAGCCATGAACGAGGCATCCTGCCAATGATGGCGGCTGCCGATCTCCTGTTGGAAAAATTCCCGCATAGCGAATTCATATTTGCTGGCGAAACAATTCAGGAGACTGAGATATGCAAGACATTTGAGTATTGGTTAATGGTGCATCCTAATCGAAAAAGAATACATCATCAGTCCTATTCTTTCCATCAGATGCCAAAAGTTTATCAAGAGGCGGATATTGCCGTGATTCCAACAATTTTTTCGGAGGGAACCTCACTCTCATGTTTAGAAGCATTGAGCACAGGTTTACCTGTTATTTCGTCGAATGTTGGCGGGCTCAATGATATTATTATTGACGGGTTTAATGGATTTCTAATTACTCCCACGACGAATCGCCTGGTAGATGCTATCTCTATGCTGATTGAGGACGAAGAAAAACGCGACAAGATTGCTTCCCATGCCAGAGAAACAGCTTTGGCCTATGACAGGAAAATTTGGCAGAATCGTTGGCGAGCTCTCATCGATAACTATTTACAACTTAGATAAGGGGAGATTCCGATGCCCAATTATAATGTATTTTCGGACCTGCGCGATCCTCTAACTGTTGAAAATATAGCAGCTAGCAGTGCAGAAAACGGGGTGAATTACCGAATTACTACTGGAATTGTCTCAGTTCCAGCCAATAATTTTGTTGCTGTTCAGCTTAATAATCCCAGTACTTCCGTATATACGGCCAGGATAGGTAGGATTTTTGGGGGAGCATTGGTGAATACTGCTGTTCATTTACTTCGTAATGGCACAGTTACGGGTGGAACCACACTTACACCAATTAATACCAATTTTGGTTATCCTAATACCAGTCAGTTAATTCCAACATTTTCCGTCAGTAGTGTAAACCCGGCTGTGGGCGGGCAAACATTTAGCACCATTATTCAGACAGGAGGACCAATTGAAGATGATGAACTGGGGGAAATTGTCATCCCCCCCAATAATAAACTGATTATTGATCTTCAGAGTTTATCGGGTGGTACGAATACCATGGCAATTACAATAGGTTGGGCAGAGGTGAGCCCTGTTTCTTGAATGATGAAAGATTTCTATGTTTGCTATATTCGTGCATTAATGAGACTAATTAGAGTACTAAAAAGCGATGAGAGGAAGATCTCATCGCTTTATTATCTTTCACAGGCATAACCATCATGGTCGCGATCCAACTTTGCTTGATAGGCAGGATGTCCTTTAGGAACGCCGTTTGGGTATTTCTTACGAAGTTCCGTACAGTTGGAAAAGAATTCTGTCGTCCCGCTAACTGTGCCTGTATCTATTGATGTAGTTGAAGTTGTATTCGTACTTTTAGGTGACGAATGGGTTTGGGTGTTTGATGTACTATGAGATGTTGTGGATGATGAATTCACACAGCCAATAAATCCACGATCAGTTGCATACCCTGGCTTAGACCATATATTCAGCATTCTGTTCTTGGCAAGATTTTCATCGTTACGGAATTCATTTAAATATTTGTAGGTCGGTTCATATATATAGGCAACTCGTGCATAGCCTTCTTTAAGCAGTTCCTCTTGTACGGAATTGCCGTTTATGAATACATAGGCAAGCAGGCGGCCATACTTATCTCTTTTATTTCCATTGTCGAATTCGAGGGTCAAATTTCCGTTGCTAAGTAATTGTTTATTTCGATTGTAAGCATCGACTGCATAAGGCTGGACACAGGTGTTTGGTTTTTTCTCTTCAGGTGTGTCCACTAACAAATATCGTACTGTTTCTTCTTTCCCATTATAAATGACTTTTATTGTGTCACCATCGACAGCGTCTACTAATGTAACGGGAACTTGTCCATTGGACGTCTGTGTTTGAGACTGATCATTTGTGTTTTTTGTATCCGCTTCTGGTTTTTCAGTTTTAGATGTATTATCGACACTTTTTTCCATTTTGTTGTGATTATTTGCGCTATTGGTCTGGTTACAAGCTGCCAGACTAAGCAGAAGGAAGGCAACAATTGCCGTCTTAAAGAATTTTTTCATTTTTGACTCCCCCAAATCTTCTTCAAATGCCACCCTATATATAAATTAATAGAATAGTTTCTACTTATTATTATAGTGCAAAAAAGTATAAATGGGATCATTTTGCAATTTTCGTAATTTTCCTGTTTGCTTATAAAAATGGAGAGTCGTTATTTTGCAAATGAACAATATTTTTAAATAAGATGAATGAAGGAAAAATTGTTTGTTTCTTGGTGTATTTCCGACTAAAAATGATAAGATAATTTGACAATAGAAGTCTTGTGAATGACAGAAATTAACAAAATGTTGGGATGGTTAATTCGGATTCATTCACCAAAATAATCTCTTCACAAACTGATATTTCACAAAATCCGTTACCGTAATTCCAAATAATTCTACATTCCACACCTTTATAGAAAGCAATTTCATTAGACAAAATGACACAATCCCTTCAATCTTTTTTTACGTTAAACCAACAAAATTTATTTTACCAATTCCTAATATGAGTGATAAGTGTTTTCTACCGACATTATTTGCCATTTTGCGATATGATTTATTACCAAAGTTCTGAAAAATTTGACGAGACAATTATTGGCGATAGGATTATTGGATTAAATTGTAATATTAAGTAAAAAATTTTAATATGAATGAAATATAAGTTTAGTAGTTTTTGATCAAATTTGTATATTTTTAATGATTTTAGTCAGGTTTTTTGTAAACACTTTATATGGTATTCTAATATTTATTAGTGCTCGTATAAATGTTTACAAAGGGGAGAATGTTTTGGTTGAAGCAGGGTTCGTTGAGGTAAATGGGGGAAAGGTATGGTATCAATTATTCAATAAAGAAGCTGAGGCAGTGCCTGTTATTATTTTGCATGGAGGACCCGGCTCATCTTGTTTTTCTCTTCAGGGTTTGAAAGAGCTTTGTGTCGACAGGCCGGTCATATTTTATGACCAATTAGGCTGTGGACGGTCCGAAAGGCCAACAGACAAATCACTATGGAAACTGGATCGGTTTGTTGAGGAGCTGGGCCAAGTGCGGCATTCACTGAATCTGAATACAGTACATATACTTGGTCATTCATGGGGGACCACCCTTGCTGCAGCTTATTGTTTAACGAAGCCATTAGGAGTGAAAAGTGTTATTTTTTCCAGCCCTTGTTTAAGCGCTCCGTTATGGGAACAGGATCAAAAACGGAATTTAAAAAAGCTCTCAAAAGAAACGCAGGAATTGATTAGAAGATGTGAAGAAAATGGAACAACGGATTCCCAAGAATTCAAAGCAGCCATTGAGGAATTTAATAAAGAATTTGTCTGCAGAATTCAGATGGATCCTGAGGTTAAGAAACAAAGTTCCCAGTATAGGAATCCTGAAGTATATAATGTGATGTGGGGACCTTCTGAATTTACGGTTCTTGGTAACTTAAAAACCTTTGATTGTACATCAAATTTAAAAGAATTAACTTGTCCAACCTTGTTTACATGTGGCCGCTATGATGAAGCAACCCCTGAAACAACTAACTATTACAGCAGCCTTGTTACACATTCGAAATTCCATGTATTTGAGCAAAGCGCCCATATGCCGTATCTAGAGGAACCGGCAGAATACCTGTCTGTCATTAGGGGATTTTTGAAATCTGTTGATGAAGAGTCTAAATAGTAAGAAAGGGGTGGTGTTTGGCATCATCTCCTTTTTCTTTGATATCTAAAAATTCTCCTTTATCATTTTTCTAATCAGCAACCATTAAAAAAATATTAAGAAATTCTTAAAAAAAATAAATTATCATTTGAATATAAGAAACTCCCCTCATAAAAATTGTGAAAGATGACGAATATGTTAGAAATGAAGTATTTTTAAGCAATATTTTTTGAAATCTTTATGTATTTTTCATGTTTTCTGTTTATATTTTGGAAATAGAAAGACGAGGTGGTTGGTTATGAGGAAAATACTTGCTCTCTGTATAGCCGCATATGCATATTTCTATCTATCGAAACAAGGCGTCGTTCCGACAATCGATCAAATAAAAAATATGATAAACCTAAATGAAAATCCATCAGCTCAGCAGACTGTTCCCATTACACAGCAAGAAACGAAGGAATCAACGGCAATGAGTTCGGGAAACAATCAACAGCCAAGTTCAACCTCGATCCCTGCTTCTTATGATAAAAAATATACACCAACAAAGATCCAAACTTATTGGGCATCGATTAATAATGGCAAACTCGTAGTGACTGGGAAGGAAACGGTATATGGACAATATACTAACGCAAATGGGGTAATATTATATATTGATGAACCAAGAGCCAATAAGAAAACAACTATAAAAGTGCCATTTACAAATGGTACGATTCATTATGAATTTCCTCTCACTTATTCAGTAGGGGATGTGATTCTCAATTTAAATGAATATTACAATGGCAAAGCAGATGATCCGAATAAGGTTTTGGGATATGCTGAGTATCATTTAACAAATGGTGATCCATATTTACAGCCAAGCTATATGGTTCAAAGTAATAATCCCACTCTGGTGAACTTGGCAAAAAAAATCACAGCTGGGAAACAGACTGATACAGAAAAGTCGAGGGCCATTTTTGAATGGGTGGCAAAGAACATTGCCTACAATGCCCAATTGGTAAATAGTCCAAACCCGCCGTTATATTCTGCTTTGACGACATATGAAAACCGGGTTGTATTATGTTCTGGCTATGCTGATTTAAGTGCGGCCCTTCACCGTGCAATCGGTATTGAGGCAAAAGTAGATTACGGTGAAAATCATGCATGGAATGAGATTAAGCTCAATGGCGTTTGGCAGACAGAAGACCCAACCTATGCTTCAGGATTTATTAACCTAAATACAGGTAAATTTGTTCGAAGTTACCATCCAGCGTATTTTTACAAATCCGATAAACACAAAGAAGGAGAATATCCTTGGTAATGCTTCTCTGGATAGCAGAGAGGCTTTTTATTTGCATATAACTATGTTTTACATTTTCTTATGAAATTATCATTTTTTCTTAGTAGACACATGAAGGAAAAGCATGTAATGTTTAATTTAGTGGGTATTAACATCTTGAAAAAAATGGTAAAAAGCTGATTTTGACTCTTGAAATGTAAGGAGATAATTCATGGCAGATTTCCAAAGGGAACAAGTACACACACCTATGTCTCGACAAAAAAAAAGGAGAAGATTAAAACCGTTCGTCAGACGTTTTTTATATCTATTGGTCATTGTTGCTGGAATATTACTGATTCCCAAGTTTTTCCATCATTCTGAAACCGCTAAACTTAAAGAGCCCAAATCGGTACATCAATCAGTGACAAAAAAACCGCAATCAAATACGAATGAAATGACAAAGGTTCAAGATATAAATAATGCACCTGTCATTGACCAATACTTAAAAAGCCTAAACTTTAATGGTTCTGTTCTAGTTGTAAAAAATGGGACCGTTCTTGTCAATAAGGGGTATGGCTATGCTGATATGGAAACAAAACGGTCAAATAATTCTTCGACTGTTTTCTACATTGGTTCTATTACAAAAGTGTTTATATCAACTGCGGTTATGCAGCTTCAAGAAAAAGGATTATTAAATATTCACGATCCTCTGGCTAAATATTTACCTGATTTTCCGAATGCTCGTAAAATAACTTTATATAATCTGCTCACACACACCTCTGGGATTCCTGAGCATTCTGAAACAACAGAGCCTATATCACATGATGATTTAATTAAAAAGATAGCTAAAGGTCATTTGAAATTTCCACCAGGTACAATGTGGAATTACAGTGATTCCAACTATAGCATTTTGGGGTATATTATTGAAAAATTAACGCAAGAGCCGCTTGAACAATATGTAACCACACATATTTTTAAACAAGCTGGTCTTGAGCATACCGGATTCGGGAAAACCTATATACAAGAGCCATATCAAGCCAATGGTTATAAAATAAAAAACAAACAAATGATTTCTACAACTTTGCCTGATATGTCCCAATTATTTGCCTGTGGAGATATTTATACGACTCCATATGACATGTATTTATTTGATAAAGCTCTTTATAATGGAAAATTGATATCTGCTGCGAGTTTAAAGGTATTTTTTACGCCATTTAAACATAACTATGCATTAGGAATGTATCGAGACCCTGGAAGCTATTCTGACCATGGCGTTTTGCCAGGCTGGAATGTGTTAAATAGCTTTAGTCGAAATGGAAATAATTTTGTTGTGTTGTTTTCCAATGTACAGAATGGAGTTAAATCGTTAGGTGTTGTAAACAATCAAATCTATCTATTGTTAAAGAATATTCATATAAATCAAACCCGCTCATAGCGGGTTTTTTCAATTGGTAATAATGGTAATAATATCACTCTTGTTCCCACTTATTCTTCTAATATATGATTAATACATCAGGTTGATTGATTAGAAGATTGAGGGGGAATTTATTAAATTGAAAAAAATCCTGATCTTTTTCTTTGCTCTGGGTATGACATTTTCTTTTTTACCAGCCGGGCACAGTTTTGCGCAATCAGAACCGATGATCAAAGTGAAGCTCATCAATTATTTGGGAAATAAGACTGAAATTACATTAAAGCCAAATGGCGATTATCATACAAATGATTCGAATATTGTATTAAAGTCGGGAAATACTTATCTTTTAAAACAGGAAAATGGAAAATTATCCTTATATAAAGACGGTAATGCATTAAACACTTACGATACTTTTTCTGCACAGCCGATTTCGGCAAATTCGCAATTGTCGATTAATGGACGATTATATTTAGGAAGTTTTGATTTTTCTGTGGAAAATAGTCAATATGTACGCCCTGTTAATACAGTTAATGTTGAAGATTATTTAAAAGGTGTGGTTCCGATTGAAATGTATCCTGCTTGGAACATTGAAGCTTTAAAAACTCAGGCTGTGGCAGCGAGAACCTATGCGATGAGTTATATTAATCGTGGAACTATCGATGACACTATTTTATACCAGGTATATGGCGGTTACATTTGGACACCGAATACCACTAAAGCAGTAGATGATACAGTAGGACAGGTTGCACAATATAATGGTCATTTAATTTCTGCTGTATACTCTGCCAGCAACGGCGGAATGACCGAAAGCAATAATGATGTGTGGGGCACAACAGCAGTTCCGTATTTAGCGATTAAGAAGGATCCATATGATCCAGACACACCTTGGAGCTTTTCTTTTCATAAAACGCAAATTGATATTACGTCTCTTGATTTAACAAAAGCTTCTGATTGGTGGTCATCCGTCAATGAAGCGGACTCAACGATCACCTATAATATTAAAACATGGCTAAATAGTAACGGTTATTCTGGCAAGGATATAAAAATTACTTCTATTCCTGTATTTTCGCTACATGATGTCACCGCTGGAGGGCGGGTTAGCAAAGGGGATATTACGGTTAATTTCTTGGTTAAAGATATGGTTGATGCGGATGGCAAGCTAATTCCTCAACAAATCTCATTTACAAATGTTAGTGCATCCAAAATACGCTCCATTATAGGCAATCGTATGATGTGGAGTTATTTGGTAAATAACATACAAACTGATTCGGACATGGTAACAGTAAAAGGTTCTGGAGATGGCCATGGAGTTGGAATGAGTCAATGGGGCGCCAAAAAAATGGCGGATGAAGGGAAAAAATATACTGATATCTTAAAGTTTTATTATGATGGAACGAATATTGCAAAAATGTATGATACAGCAGGGGGGGGAACTGTTCAGTCTAAAGATATGATCTCTGCAACAAAAACAGGCTGGCAGAAGACCCTTGGCAAATGGTATTTTTACAAATCAAATGGTGCGAAAGCAACAGGGTGGCTGAAAGATGCCGGTAAATGGTATTATCTAAATAAAAATGGTGAAATGCTAACTGGCTGGCAAAAAGTAAATGGCAAATGGTACTTTTTAAATTCAAGTGGTGCCATGGCAATAGGCTGGCTAAAGGATCATAATAAATGGTACTATTTGACCTCTTCCGGTGCTAGGGAAACAGGCTGGATTACTGATAAAGGAAAACGATACTATTTATCAGCAAGTGGTGCAATGGTACAAAATCGTCAATATATAAACGGCAAGTGGTACCTATTTTCTAGCAGCGGTAGTTTAATCCACGCCCTATAATAATTGAGAAATTAGCTCCAACAATATGTTGGGGCTTTTTTCAGCCGATAGGATACTTTTCCCTATCAGGCATAAGTGCACTAAGGGATGCTTCGTGAGCATTAGCCTCGCAGTCGAGAAGTTGTGCTTTTTGGCGAACTACACCTCTGACTTTGCAATAACGTGCTCGCCAGTCGGCGAGTTTTCTTTATTGTAGAAAGATCTAAGTTACATGTATAATAGGATCTTTTTTATACCATTTGATTAAATTAGCCTATTTTTAAAGAAAAATGAACAAGAAGTTGGAGAAATTGATCAACCATTTGCTATAATGATTGTTGCGTCATTTTTTTGTATTTAGTAAAAAGTGGAACAGTGCTAGAAAGGTGTTTTTTAGGGGGAGGGTTATTATGAATAGAAATATATATGTATTTTGGGGGTTAGTTATCACCACCCTAATTTCAGCACTTGATGCAAACATCATGCAAACGGCAAGTCCGACCATCGTTAAACAGCTTGGCGGCATGGAGTTGTTTGCTTGGATCTTTGTTGTGTATATGCTGGCGAGTACGGTGACGGTTCCGCTTTACGGGAAATTATCGGATATGTACGGACGCAAAAGGCTGTTGATGATTTCTGT
Above is a genomic segment from Neobacillus endophyticus containing:
- a CDS encoding SpoIID/LytB domain-containing protein; translated protein: MTFSFLPAGHSFAQSEPMIKVKLINYLGNKTEITLKPNGDYHTNDSNIVLKSGNTYLLKQENGKLSLYKDGNALNTYDTFSAQPISANSQLSINGRLYLGSFDFSVENSQYVRPVNTVNVEDYLKGVVPIEMYPAWNIEALKTQAVAARTYAMSYINRGTIDDTILYQVYGGYIWTPNTTKAVDDTVGQVAQYNGHLISAVYSASNGGMTESNNDVWGTTAVPYLAIKKDPYDPDTPWSFSFHKTQIDITSLDLTKASDWWSSVNEADSTITYNIKTWLNSNGYSGKDIKITSIPVFSLHDVTAGGRVSKGDITVNFLVKDMVDADGKLIPQQISFTNVSASKIRSIIGNRMMWSYLVNNIQTDSDMVTVKGSGDGHGVGMSQWGAKKMADEGKKYTDILKFYYDGTNIAKMYDTAGGGTVQSKDMISATKTGWQKTLGKWYFYKSNGAKATGWLKDAGKWYYLNKNGEMLTGWQKVNGKWYFLNSSGAMAIGWLKDHNKWYYLTSSGARETGWITDKGKRYYLSASGAMVQNRQYINGKWYLFSSSGSLIHAL